The Corynebacterium comes genome window below encodes:
- a CDS encoding YihY/virulence factor BrkB family protein, translating to MSRPRLSHQGWRFVAGRTVREFWLGGGLDKAAMLTFFTLLTFAPTSLAIYSIATLVLANNAELVSELSTDFIGTYIPAGYRQAVGDVVGMVIDSSAGGLVGLMVGAAVALWSASAYVQAFSRCANIVYGQTEGRRFITRIGTMLATTLVLLLGTVGVLVSVMLNETVVNATLGPLAGPLGLSGVLDYLLGGFLPVWKWLKWPLIVGLVVVLIAVLYYTTPNVKQARFRWFGIGALVALLGLALVSVLFYLYLVFFASLSPYGAIGTLLALMFALWAANAMLILGVHVDAETERARQLREGVEAEREIQLRPRSTRRSDRKDEVREKMEERGRDLRMRYRED from the coding sequence ATGTCGCGTCCTCGGCTCAGCCACCAGGGCTGGCGGTTCGTCGCCGGCCGTACGGTCCGAGAATTCTGGCTGGGTGGGGGACTGGACAAGGCGGCCATGCTCACCTTCTTCACACTCCTGACCTTCGCCCCCACGAGCCTGGCGATCTACTCCATCGCCACCCTCGTGCTGGCGAACAACGCGGAGCTGGTCTCTGAGCTGTCGACCGATTTCATCGGCACCTACATCCCGGCCGGATACCGGCAGGCGGTCGGCGACGTCGTGGGAATGGTCATCGATTCCTCGGCCGGCGGCCTCGTCGGTCTGATGGTCGGCGCTGCCGTCGCCTTGTGGTCCGCATCGGCGTACGTGCAGGCGTTCTCGCGCTGCGCCAACATCGTCTACGGACAGACGGAGGGGCGGCGATTCATCACCAGAATCGGGACCATGCTCGCGACCACCCTTGTCCTGCTGCTGGGAACGGTGGGGGTCCTGGTGTCGGTCATGCTCAATGAGACGGTGGTCAACGCCACCCTGGGCCCGCTCGCCGGACCCCTGGGCCTGTCGGGTGTTCTCGACTACCTGCTCGGCGGCTTCCTGCCCGTGTGGAAATGGCTGAAATGGCCGCTGATCGTGGGGCTCGTCGTCGTCCTCATCGCGGTGCTCTACTACACCACCCCCAACGTGAAGCAGGCCCGTTTCCGGTGGTTCGGCATCGGCGCGCTCGTCGCCCTCCTCGGGCTTGCGCTGGTCAGCGTCCTCTTCTATCTCTATCTGGTGTTCTTCGCATCGTTGAGCCCCTACGGTGCAATCGGCACCCTCCTGGCGCTGATGTTTGCGTTGTGGGCGGCGAACGCGATGCTCATCCTCGGGGTGCACGTCGACGCTGAGACCGAGCGTGCCCGCCAACTCAGGGAAGGCGTGGAGGCGGAACGGGAGATCCAGCTCCGCCCCCGCTCCACCCGCCGATCCGATCGGAAAGACGAGGTCCGGGAAAAGATGGAGGAACGCGGCCGCGACCTCCGGATGCGCTACCGGGAGGACTGA
- a CDS encoding alpha/beta hydrolase, protein MTDTSDQPSRPHEQLQEEQFRAEFQVGGIDRSLPAEEQLEQLYSYIDAHYEMPDFTPPWKGGTGDPDPADNYIARLPDRITHTAMLMLGSGLDHSMPGVVWSEGVEVEEVPEVGGRLFTPTEPTGAWAISFHSGGWWRGSGNALEISWRPEVAAAAQKSGTVILDLDYPLAPQSTLEEMNRMVRKAAGVAKHHNATSLTGWGYSSGAALAAMNAPLFDALVLTFPDLDSVAGLPDEIRAGQSIPEPATWPRTLVQVALQDEIAGRPTGVDMHEIRGYVSRHRVSTPEVAREKIADVAEFLRAQSSR, encoded by the coding sequence ATGACCGACACTTCCGACCAGCCCAGCAGGCCCCACGAGCAGTTGCAGGAAGAGCAGTTCCGCGCCGAGTTCCAGGTCGGCGGCATCGACCGTTCACTGCCCGCCGAGGAGCAGCTCGAGCAGCTGTACTCGTACATCGACGCCCACTACGAGATGCCCGACTTCACCCCTCCGTGGAAGGGCGGAACGGGGGATCCGGACCCGGCGGACAACTACATCGCCCGCCTGCCGGACCGGATCACCCATACCGCGATGCTCATGCTCGGCTCGGGTCTCGACCACTCGATGCCGGGTGTCGTGTGGTCCGAAGGCGTCGAGGTGGAGGAGGTCCCGGAGGTCGGTGGCCGCCTGTTCACCCCGACCGAGCCGACCGGCGCATGGGCCATCAGCTTCCACTCGGGCGGCTGGTGGCGGGGCTCGGGCAACGCGCTGGAGATCTCGTGGCGACCGGAGGTGGCCGCCGCCGCGCAGAAATCCGGGACCGTGATCCTCGATCTGGATTACCCGCTCGCCCCGCAGAGCACTCTCGAGGAGATGAACCGGATGGTGCGGAAGGCGGCGGGTGTGGCAAAACATCACAACGCGACGTCACTGACCGGGTGGGGCTACTCCTCCGGCGCCGCCCTCGCCGCGATGAACGCCCCGCTTTTCGACGCCCTCGTGCTCACCTTCCCCGACCTCGACAGCGTGGCCGGTCTCCCCGACGAGATCCGGGCCGGCCAGTCGATACCCGAACCGGCAACCTGGCCGCGCACGCTGGTCCAGGTGGCGCTGCAGGATGAGATCGCGGGCAGGCCGACGGGCGTCGACATGCATGAGATCCGCGGCTACGTTTCCCGCCACCGGGTGTCCACCCCGGAGGTGGCGCGAGAGAAGATCGCCGACGTGGCGGAATTCCTCCGCGCTCAGTCCTCCCGGTAG
- a CDS encoding CG0192 family protein, translating to MSGVAHIHQAELSPSKEDIAVRFAGIVTLLGSYRLVDPDDEVGIEVLVGSDIDGRTVQLPVTYRAEEISPEHTLTEMTHSVLGRRWVSNALGDPVAVAQFIRTILEGDDGATRSDGVPAVLNLRGSGTEDKVEVRDVELREVTRQRALGTVNIDGRVRSFELRLPHLLRRRNTTGVDANTPRLHLIGWLPSMPEKQRVVAELSIRA from the coding sequence ATGAGCGGTGTAGCGCACATCCACCAGGCAGAACTCAGCCCATCCAAAGAAGATATCGCGGTCCGGTTCGCGGGGATCGTGACTCTTCTCGGTTCCTACCGTCTGGTGGATCCCGACGATGAGGTGGGAATTGAAGTGCTCGTCGGTTCAGATATCGACGGCCGCACCGTCCAGCTTCCCGTGACCTACCGTGCGGAGGAAATCAGCCCCGAGCACACGCTCACCGAGATGACGCACAGCGTACTCGGCCGCCGGTGGGTGTCGAACGCCCTCGGGGATCCGGTGGCTGTGGCCCAGTTCATCCGCACCATCCTTGAGGGGGATGACGGCGCGACCCGTTCCGATGGCGTGCCTGCGGTCCTGAACCTCCGGGGTTCCGGTACGGAGGACAAGGTCGAGGTCCGGGATGTCGAGCTCCGCGAGGTCACGCGTCAGCGCGCCCTGGGTACCGTGAACATCGACGGTCGTGTGCGTTCCTTCGAGCTCCGCCTCCCGCACCTGCTGCGTCGCCGCAACACCACGGGTGTCGACGCCAACACCCCGCGTCTCCACCTGATCGGCTGGTTGCCGTCGATGCCGGAAAAGCAGCGCGTGGTCGCCGAGCTGAGCATCCGGGCCTAG
- a CDS encoding HNH endonuclease signature motif containing protein, with amino-acid sequence MSTTQHAADLVAQVAAGMTGLSELMADPARVVFDEVADSFEELERVLNAKAALDAAFAWLAEQSPEAGQRVGSTRGFDYLLAGLGLSKKEAAARLRTGRHLFDPPAPAPAPAPEPAESEEEHRAREAAEREKADRERKAREEARRRAQHRSAEILGVISQELANLNEHADPGSAQLYNLALAEAGRRTPEDLRSWLRDKVTQANQAGMPDLLAAYRKRFLHLGEADADGGRRVTGYLPAGDAAKLAAALAPGLRAGVNLPDPTGKDPRTLSQRAVDQLSVVLDRYLANQSTATRYGVGSVLFSVTAEDVESLSAHSTFSTNTGDTLNLIDVLRLGAAKFDVMALHDTDGQPLALGRGVRHASFFQKVALFAAQGVCGCPDCVTAAVHGDAHHLKPWDRGGPTDLVNLMLICRPHHADNDDSRSGAGGKGHADRCPTTGRVGRRAGPGQPLRFNTTHAQDRSAGARIRNRRDKAPADRAAG; translated from the coding sequence ATGTCGACGACACAACACGCAGCAGACCTGGTGGCCCAGGTTGCCGCCGGCATGACCGGCCTCTCCGAGCTGATGGCCGACCCCGCCCGCGTGGTCTTCGACGAGGTCGCCGACTCCTTCGAGGAACTCGAACGAGTGCTCAACGCCAAGGCCGCCCTCGACGCCGCCTTCGCCTGGCTGGCGGAGCAGTCCCCGGAAGCCGGGCAGCGGGTCGGCTCCACCCGAGGTTTCGATTACCTGCTGGCGGGCCTGGGGCTGTCGAAGAAGGAGGCCGCCGCGAGGCTGCGCACGGGACGTCATCTCTTCGACCCGCCGGCACCTGCCCCGGCGCCTGCGCCCGAACCGGCGGAGTCGGAGGAGGAGCACCGGGCGAGGGAGGCCGCGGAACGGGAGAAGGCCGACAGGGAGCGGAAAGCCCGGGAGGAGGCCCGCAGGCGGGCTCAGCACCGCTCCGCGGAGATCCTCGGGGTGATCAGTCAAGAACTGGCCAACCTCAACGAGCACGCCGATCCCGGGTCCGCACAGCTGTACAATCTGGCGCTGGCCGAGGCCGGGCGACGCACCCCGGAGGACCTGCGGTCCTGGCTGCGCGACAAAGTCACCCAGGCCAACCAGGCAGGCATGCCCGACCTGTTGGCGGCTTACCGTAAACGCTTCCTCCACCTGGGGGAGGCGGATGCTGACGGCGGGCGCCGGGTCACCGGGTATCTCCCGGCCGGGGACGCCGCAAAACTCGCGGCGGCCCTGGCACCGGGGCTGCGGGCCGGGGTGAACCTGCCGGACCCCACAGGCAAGGATCCCCGGACACTGTCCCAGCGGGCCGTCGACCAGCTCTCGGTGGTCCTGGACCGGTACCTGGCCAACCAATCGACGGCCACCCGCTACGGGGTGGGGTCGGTGTTGTTTTCCGTCACCGCCGAGGACGTGGAGTCGCTGTCGGCGCATTCCACGTTCAGCACCAACACCGGGGACACGCTGAACCTGATCGACGTGCTGCGCCTGGGGGCGGCGAAATTCGATGTGATGGCACTGCATGACACCGACGGCCAGCCCTTGGCACTGGGGCGTGGGGTGAGACATGCGAGTTTCTTCCAGAAGGTCGCCCTGTTCGCCGCGCAGGGGGTGTGCGGGTGCCCGGACTGCGTTACCGCCGCGGTGCACGGTGATGCCCACCACCTCAAGCCCTGGGACCGGGGCGGGCCGACGGATCTGGTGAACCTGATGCTGATCTGCCGGCCGCACCACGCCGACAACGACGACTCCCGCTCGGGGGCGGGCGGGAAAGGCCATGCCGATCGGTGCCCGACGACCGGACGGGTGGGTAGACGGGCTGGGCCTGGCCAGCCGCTGCGGTTCAACACCACCCATGCGCAGGACCGGTCCGCCGGAGCCAGAATCAGGAACAGACGGGACAAGGCCCCCGCGGACCGGGCGGCAGGCTAG
- a CDS encoding M13 family metallopeptidase has product MNDLYAYVNGPWLATHVIPEDRGVDGTFHKLRDDAELDVHNIVETDTGRAGTLFSSFMDVDGVNAAGMAPLDADLDQLSVADAVEFAKRLGELERLGVAAPLTFWVEKDSKSEDAIAYLVQSGLGLPDEAYYREPQHASVVAAYRRHVADMLQFLDPARLFGLSPEVATERIVALETEIAAGHWDVVSTRDAVKTYNPTDFDKLPGIIRTLLAGTGLPTQRVVSMMPPYVDHLAGLLTDDRLADWQLWATWHILRSRAGVLPEEVGARNFEFYGTLLSGATQQRDRWKRGVGLVESLVGQEMGKVFVERHFPPSSKEDMLELVDYLVEAYRRRIAQLPWMTEATRGRALEKLDQFKAKIGYPDVWRSYEGLSFGTGGGSLLDNVRAASAFLQDYELNKIGKPADREEWFTTPQTVNAFYNPVVNDITFPAAILRPPFYSPEMDAAENFGAIGAVIGHEIGHGFDDQGSQYDGHGNLRSWWTDEDRAAFTGLTDKLIAQFNGLIPSVLRDADIESEGVNGEFTLGENIGDLGGLGIAVAAYHLYLEDRGMTFETSPVLPFVVEGGDPALAEREFNGLQRLFLSWARIWRTAIRREQAQQYLAIDPHSPAEFRCNVISANINEFYEAFPEIREGSPMWIKPEDRVTIW; this is encoded by the coding sequence ATGAATGACCTCTACGCCTACGTCAACGGCCCCTGGCTCGCCACCCACGTGATTCCCGAGGATCGTGGCGTCGACGGCACCTTCCACAAGCTTCGCGACGACGCCGAACTCGACGTCCACAACATCGTGGAGACCGATACCGGTCGCGCGGGCACCCTGTTCTCCTCCTTCATGGACGTCGACGGCGTCAATGCCGCCGGCATGGCCCCCCTCGACGCCGACCTCGACCAGCTCAGCGTCGCCGACGCGGTGGAGTTCGCGAAGCGGCTCGGCGAGCTCGAACGCCTCGGCGTCGCCGCCCCGCTCACCTTCTGGGTGGAGAAGGACTCCAAGTCCGAGGACGCCATCGCCTACCTCGTCCAGTCCGGCCTCGGCCTGCCCGACGAGGCCTACTACCGCGAGCCGCAGCACGCGTCCGTCGTCGCCGCTTATCGCCGCCACGTCGCCGACATGCTGCAGTTCCTCGACCCCGCCCGCCTCTTCGGGCTGAGCCCCGAGGTGGCGACCGAGCGCATCGTCGCCCTGGAGACCGAGATCGCCGCCGGCCACTGGGACGTGGTGTCCACCCGCGACGCCGTGAAGACCTACAACCCGACCGACTTCGACAAGCTGCCCGGCATCATCCGCACCCTGCTCGCGGGTACCGGCCTGCCCACCCAGCGTGTCGTCTCGATGATGCCCCCCTACGTCGACCACCTCGCGGGCCTGCTCACCGACGACCGCCTCGCCGACTGGCAGCTGTGGGCCACCTGGCACATCCTCCGCTCCCGCGCGGGTGTGCTTCCCGAGGAGGTCGGGGCCAGGAACTTCGAGTTCTACGGCACCCTGCTCTCCGGCGCGACCCAGCAGCGCGACCGGTGGAAGCGCGGCGTCGGGCTGGTGGAGTCCCTGGTCGGCCAGGAGATGGGCAAGGTCTTCGTGGAGAGGCACTTCCCGCCCAGCTCCAAGGAGGACATGCTCGAGCTCGTCGACTACCTCGTGGAGGCTTACCGCAGGCGCATCGCCCAGCTGCCGTGGATGACCGAGGCCACCCGCGGGCGCGCCCTGGAGAAGCTCGACCAGTTCAAGGCCAAGATCGGCTATCCCGACGTGTGGCGCTCCTACGAAGGCCTCTCCTTCGGCACAGGAGGCGGCTCGCTCCTGGACAACGTCCGTGCCGCCTCCGCATTCCTGCAGGATTACGAACTGAACAAGATCGGCAAGCCGGCGGATCGCGAGGAATGGTTCACCACCCCGCAGACCGTCAACGCCTTCTACAACCCCGTGGTCAACGACATCACCTTCCCCGCCGCCATCCTCCGCCCGCCCTTCTACTCGCCCGAGATGGACGCCGCCGAGAACTTCGGCGCCATCGGCGCCGTCATCGGCCACGAAATCGGCCACGGTTTCGATGACCAGGGCTCACAGTACGACGGCCACGGCAACCTCCGGTCCTGGTGGACCGACGAGGACCGCGCCGCCTTCACCGGCCTCACCGACAAGCTCATCGCCCAGTTCAACGGCCTGATCCCCTCCGTGCTCCGCGACGCCGACATCGAGTCCGAGGGCGTCAACGGCGAGTTCACCCTGGGCGAGAACATCGGCGACCTGGGCGGACTCGGCATCGCGGTCGCCGCCTACCACCTCTACCTGGAGGACCGCGGCATGACGTTCGAGACCTCTCCGGTCCTTCCGTTCGTGGTGGAGGGCGGGGATCCCGCACTCGCCGAACGTGAGTTCAACGGCCTGCAGCGCCTGTTCCTCTCCTGGGCACGAATCTGGCGCACCGCCATCCGCCGGGAGCAGGCCCAGCAATACCTGGCGATCGACCCCCACTCCCCCGCCGAGTTCCGCTGCAACGTCATCAGCGCGAACATCAACGAGTTCTACGAGGCATTCCCCGAAATCCGGGAGGGCTCTCCGATGTGGATCAAGCCGGAGGACAGGGTGACCATCTGGTAG
- a CDS encoding PrsW family intramembrane metalloprotease, which translates to MSRLFRVSLVLGMILGAPVFLYFIGVNFLVSPVGASLSVLFAVLYLALVLWLLSRSPMWPDRVGAGWRWVAAALLWGGGVSFLLVMIGGVPVMAITDRLGLQFLVASLGGAYPEEISKALGVGVILFSFRALNRPWHGLMTGAVVGLGFEVTENALYGAFGALLDPNTDAVGALEIWGVRVFAGPGLHIIFSALAGWGLGLAVFTANRSTSWRLRTAAGWLLVAFALHFAWNLLYPAGWMMIANYIVVSLVMYPLIIVVWIRAHKACRADRSYAFTPVPLTSVGQLAGT; encoded by the coding sequence ATGAGCCGGTTGTTCCGTGTGTCGCTGGTGCTGGGCATGATCCTGGGTGCCCCGGTTTTCCTGTACTTCATCGGGGTGAACTTCCTCGTGTCCCCGGTGGGAGCCTCCCTGAGCGTGCTGTTCGCGGTGCTCTACCTCGCTCTCGTGCTGTGGCTGCTGAGCCGTTCGCCGATGTGGCCGGACCGCGTCGGCGCGGGTTGGCGCTGGGTCGCGGCCGCGCTCCTGTGGGGTGGTGGCGTGAGTTTTCTGCTGGTGATGATCGGCGGTGTCCCCGTCATGGCGATCACCGACCGCCTCGGCCTGCAGTTCCTGGTGGCGTCCCTGGGCGGGGCGTACCCGGAGGAGATCTCGAAGGCGCTCGGCGTCGGGGTGATCCTCTTCAGCTTCCGGGCCCTCAACCGGCCCTGGCACGGTCTGATGACGGGCGCGGTGGTCGGCCTCGGCTTCGAGGTCACCGAGAACGCCCTCTACGGGGCTTTCGGCGCCCTGCTCGACCCGAACACGGATGCCGTCGGTGCCCTGGAGATATGGGGGGTCCGCGTATTCGCGGGCCCCGGGCTGCACATCATCTTCTCTGCGCTCGCCGGCTGGGGCCTCGGCCTGGCGGTATTCACCGCGAATCGATCCACCTCCTGGCGTCTGCGCACCGCCGCCGGCTGGCTGCTGGTGGCCTTCGCCCTGCACTTCGCGTGGAATCTGCTCTACCCGGCGGGCTGGATGATGATAGCCAACTACATCGTCGTCTCGCTGGTGATGTACCCCTTGATCATCGTGGTGTGGATCCGCGCGCACAAGGCCTGCCGGGCGGACCGGTCCTATGCCTTCACACCGGTGCCGCTCACCTCGGTGGGGCAGCTGGCGGGCACATGA
- a CDS encoding DUF3253 domain-containing protein: protein MTSGGVEHTEDGRYIVVKGRRWRAADPSIPEALRSELVSALMTGRRLVRTHKDAARVMVHDAKVALGERGDPWWEPTGEGRRERIAATIRTLARARGEGSLCPGEVARVVGGDQWRDLMTAVRDVAADLRDEGVVRIMHKDLDVECAEVGGAVRIVAGEGLRFQPNLPD from the coding sequence ATGACCAGCGGGGGCGTGGAACACACGGAGGACGGCCGCTACATCGTGGTCAAGGGTCGGCGGTGGCGTGCGGCGGATCCGTCGATTCCCGAAGCCCTGCGATCCGAGCTCGTCTCCGCGCTGATGACCGGGCGGCGTCTTGTCCGCACGCACAAGGACGCCGCGCGTGTGATGGTCCACGACGCGAAAGTGGCCCTGGGTGAGCGGGGCGACCCGTGGTGGGAGCCCACCGGGGAGGGGCGCAGGGAGCGCATCGCCGCGACGATCAGGACGCTCGCGCGGGCCCGTGGTGAAGGGTCGCTGTGTCCCGGCGAAGTCGCCAGGGTGGTCGGTGGTGATCAATGGCGTGATCTCATGACGGCAGTGCGGGACGTGGCCGCGGACCTGCGGGATGAGGGCGTGGTCAGGATCATGCACAAGGACCTCGACGTGGAGTGCGCCGAGGTCGGTGGGGCGGTCCGGATCGTGGCGGGGGAGGGTCTCAGGTTCCAGCCGAACCTGCCGGACTGA
- a CDS encoding DUF1622 domain-containing protein has protein sequence MSFQEAMETTGKIVDVAGVVAIVLGIVVASLIAGGALLRRRRDQDIYHRYRQRLGRSILLGLELLVAADIIRTVAITPTFTSVGVLGLIVLIRTFLSFSLELEITGRWPWQKEPKPAPAQAVSPAGSAGT, from the coding sequence ATGTCTTTTCAAGAAGCAATGGAGACCACCGGGAAGATTGTCGATGTTGCCGGGGTCGTGGCGATCGTCCTGGGCATAGTCGTGGCGAGCCTCATCGCCGGCGGCGCCCTGCTCCGCAGACGGAGAGACCAGGACATCTACCACCGCTACCGGCAGCGGCTGGGACGTTCCATCCTCCTCGGTCTGGAACTGCTCGTCGCCGCCGACATCATCCGGACCGTGGCGATCACCCCCACCTTCACATCGGTGGGGGTCCTGGGGCTGATCGTGCTCATCCGGACCTTCCTCAGCTTCTCCCTGGAACTGGAGATCACCGGCCGCTGGCCCTGGCAGAAGGAACCGAAGCCCGCCCCGGCGCAGGCCGTCAGTCCGGCAGGTTCGGCTGGAACCTGA